A window from Megalobrama amblycephala isolate DHTTF-2021 linkage group LG21, ASM1881202v1, whole genome shotgun sequence encodes these proteins:
- the plekhg5a gene encoding pleckstrin homology domain-containing family G member 5 isoform X2: protein MHRYGSPPKSWLGLRLRLGEKPAQEEKTGILCQHPNCPERRLASKVCHHPSCQNLRDGSPLHLCESCDSNCHPVARDGMLFDRHPRFDLQPQGSILARNVSTRSCPPRTGPPSDMEDGEDGYADLGDRRSGGMKLVKKKTRRRHTDDPSKECFTLKFDLNIDVSMEIVPAVKKKTLREVLGAVFERKGIELSCVNLFLDQSNTPLSLGFEAYRFGGHYLRVRARPGEELRVERCVKDPRSLSLPIMRSASTHISSSDRTEHGSLGRREAADLLVSLGQARRRKNMPEFLGEASVPNQDSLSQLSGSLPGSITGTDRWRNRAASRFSGLFSSNSGNGSLGKECDRVEQLQSKLYSYTMFGLPKMPPQLSFHRDSWEEEPNLELEESWKQLLENPEILTRRQCHQQEAIWELLQTESGYIKKLHVITDLFLCGLLNLQESGLLTEVEPVRLFSNIQDIVQLHTSLWSEVMLPTLEKARQNKTVLNPTELHQGFSTFGFRFKPYIRYCMEEEGCMEYMRTLLKDNELFRIYVTWAETHKQCNRLKLTDMLVKPHQRLTKYPLLLKSVLKKTDDPPTREAINRMVVAVECFINSVDSQMRQREEKQKLAAIAGRIEAYEAVEGASEEVERILREYNNFDLTAPVMGAPPEETRQLLLEGALKMKEGKESRMDVYCFLFTDVLLITKPVKRVEKVKVIRQPLVIHNVVCRELKDPGSFLLIYLNEFRCAVASYCFQANIGTQGRSWIEAIYNAQNQLQRLRSESQRDDTDDRDEDETESSMSTSSSPSLQHRESLGKSLSVSPSHSDGSTETLSVAAMEEADEVGSLSTVQTASLRNSLLSDSSSLRDSFSASDSKTLGDLVTTDLDAESRSLSIDSAYGTLSPQSLITELELKGAVCQSEGEETDAGEEEEAFEDDEDGDEEDSIAWNGSQITVNESYVLDHDHANNEKLGQKNDFSGMSQVTGCRSQTLRRRSPVQPRPDYLQLFSLRSRSEDDLLQCLTGPLRPSGRNNVSKSLTHLAKQTSHSAEFFQTDEEDLCEDSTALSSKLTNTLMRAEARHVQRTLSCPNGQADCEITEFETLPPGDLEEKSDLVLSQQPHQQHKKLTVAQLHRIRATMVLNSTLTASEV, encoded by the exons GTTTGTCACCACCCGTCGTGTCAGAATCTTAGAGACGGCAGCCCACTGCACCtctgtgagtcatgtgactcaaACTGTCATCCCGTCGCCCGTGACGGCATGCTCTTTGACAGGCACCCACGGTTTGACCTGCAGCCACAAG GTTCCATCCTGGCCCGGAACGTGTCCACTCGTTCCTGTCCACCTCGCACCGGTCCCCCCTCTGACATGGAGGATGGAGAGGATGGATACGCTGACCTAGG GGATCGCAGGAGTGGAGGAATGAAACTGGTTAAAAAGAAGACCAGACGCCGACACACAGAT GATCCTAGCAAAGAGTGCTTCACTCTGAAGTTTGACCTAAATATTGACGTCAGCATGGAGATTGTCCCAGCTGTGAAGAAGAAAACCTTAAG AGAAGTCCTGGGAGCCGTGTTTGAAAGAAAAGGCATCGAGCTGTCATGTGTCAACCTGTTCCTAGATCAGTCCAATACCCCACTTTCACTGGGATTTGAAGCCTACCGCTTCGGTGGCCACTACCTCAGAGTACGAG CTCGACCTGGAGAGGAGCTGAGGGTGGAGAGGTGTGTGAAAGACCCACGTTCTCTTAGTCTGCCTATCATGAGGTCCGCCAGCACACATATTTCCTCTTCTGACCGAACAGAGCATGGCTCTCTGGGACGCCGAGAGGCGGCGGACCTGCTAGTCAGCCTG GGTCAAGCGCGGCGGCGAAAGAACATGCCGGAGTTTCTGGGTGAGGCCAGCGTCCCCAATCAAGACTCTTTATCCCAATTGAGCGGTTCTCTTCCTGGATCTATAACGGGTACAGACCGCTGGAGGAACCGCGCCGCCAGCCGTTTCAGCGGCCTCTTCAGTTCCAACTCAGGAAATGGCTCTCTTGGGAAG GAATGTGATCGTGTGGAACAGCTGCAGAGTAAGCTATACTCATACACTATGTTTGGATTACCCAAGATGCCTCCGCAGCTCTCGTTCCACAGAGACTCATGGGAAGAGGAGCCCAACTTGGAGCTAGAAGAGAGCTGGAAGCAACTTCTGGAGAATCCTGAG aTTTTAACCAGACGTCAGTGCCATCAGCAAGAGGCCATATGGGAACTGCTGCAGACGGAGTCGGGCTACATCAAGAAATTGCACGTCATTACCGAT CTGTTCCTATGCGGCCTGCTGAACCTCCAGGAGAGCGGTTTACTAACTGAAGTCGAACCTGTGCGTCTCTTCAGTAACATTCAGGACATTGTGCAACTGCATACATCCCTGTGGTCTGAGGTCATGTTGCCGACACTAGAAAAAGCCAGACAGAATAAAACCGTGCTCAACCCCACTGAACTACATCAGGGCTTCAGTACT tttGGTTTCAGATTCAAGCCCTACATCCGTTACTGCATGGAGGAAGAAGGCTGTATGGAGTACATGCGCACTTTACTGAAAGACAATGAGCTCTTCAGGATATACGTAACT TGGGCTGAAACTCATAAACAGTGTAACCGGCTGAAGCTGACAGACATGTTAGTGAAGCCTCATCAAAGACTCACTAAATACCCACTGCTGCTCAAGAGCGTGCTGAAAAAGACTGATGACCCACCAACTCGTGAGGCCATTAACAGAATG gtgGTTGCTGTTGAATGCTTCATTAACAGTGTGGACTCACAAATGAGACAAAGGGAGGAAAAACAGAAGCTGGCTGCCATCGCTGGACGTATAGAGGCGTATGAGGCTGTGGAGGGGGCCAGCGAGGAAGTAGAGAGG ATCCTCAGGGAATATAATAACTTTGACCTGACTGCTCCAGTGATGGGCGCCCCACCCGAAGAGACCCGTCAACTGCTCCTAGAGGGAGCTCTGAAGATGAAGGAGGGTAAAGAGAGCAGG ATGGATGTGTACTGTTTCCTGTTCACTGACGTTTTGTTGATTACTAAGCCGGTGAAGCGTGTGGAGAAAGTGAAGGTGATCCGTCAGCCTCTCGTCATCCATAACGTAGTGTGCCGAGAGCTGAAAGACCCAGGAAGCTTCCTCCTTATCTACCTCAATGAGTTTCGCTGTGCCGTGGCCTCCTATTGCTTTCAGGCCAACATTGGCACTCAGGGCCGCAGCTGGATTGAGGCCATCTACAACGCACAG AACCAGCTCCAGAGACTTCGCTCTGAGTCCCAGAGAGATGACACAGATGACAGAGATGAGGACGAGACGGAAAGCAGCATGTCCACCTCCAGCTCTCCATCACTGCAGCACAGAGAGTCGCTTGGCAAGAG CCTTTCTGTTTCACCAAGTCACTCCGATGGCTCCACGGAAACTCTTTCTGTGGCTGCCATGGAAGAAGCGGATGAGGTTGGGTCCTTGTCAACTGTTCAGACTGCATCGTTGAGAAATTCCCTGCTGTCTGATTCTTCAAGTCTGCGGGATTCTTTCTCTGCTAGTGACAGCAAAACTCTGGGCGATTTGGTCACAACGGACTTGGATGCAGAAAGTCGCTCTCTTTCTATAGACAGTGCGTATGGAACTCTCTCACCTCAGTCCCTGATCACAGAACTTGAATTAAAGGGAGCAGTTTGTCAAAGCGAGGGAGAAGAGACCGATGCTGGGGAGGAAGAGGAGGCATTTGAGGACGATGAAGATGGTGATGAGGAGGATTCAATAGCTTGGAATGGCTCTCAGATTACTGTAAATGAGTCCTACGTTTTAGATCATGACCATGCAAACAATGAGAAGCTCGGGCAGAAGAATGACTTTTCTGGGATGTCTCAGGTCACGGGTTGTCGTTCCCAAACGCTGCGGCGCCGTTCGCCCGTCCAGCCCCGCCCAGACTACCTGCAGCTCTTTTCCCTCAGGTCACGCTCCGAAGATGACCTCCTTCAATGCCTCACCGGTCCTCTCCGCCCCTCTGGCAGGAACAACGTAAGCAAGAGCTTGACGCACCTCGCCAAACAGACGTCTCATAGCGCTGAGTTTTTCCAGACAGATGAGGAAGACCTCTGTGAGGACTCCACAGCGTTGTCGAGCAAACTGACGAACACTCTTATGAGAGCAGAGGCCAGGCATGTGCAAAGGACCCTCAGCTGCCCCAATGGCCAGGCAGACTGTGAGATTACAGAGTTTGAGACACTCCCTCCTGGTGATCTGGAGGAAAAGAGTGACTTGGTGCTTTCCCAGCAGCCACATCAGCAGCATAAAAAACTAACAGTGGCTCAGTTGCACAGGATACGTGCTACCATGGTGCTCAATTCAACACTGACAGCATC gGAAGTTTAA
- the plekhg5a gene encoding pleckstrin homology domain-containing family G member 5 isoform X1, with protein sequence MFYWRRHGSYELETLSCSQSELGVEKYTWTSLMDITQKSCGEKPAQEEKTGILCQHPNCPERRLASKVCHHPSCQNLRDGSPLHLCESCDSNCHPVARDGMLFDRHPRFDLQPQGSILARNVSTRSCPPRTGPPSDMEDGEDGYADLGDRRSGGMKLVKKKTRRRHTDDPSKECFTLKFDLNIDVSMEIVPAVKKKTLREVLGAVFERKGIELSCVNLFLDQSNTPLSLGFEAYRFGGHYLRVRARPGEELRVERCVKDPRSLSLPIMRSASTHISSSDRTEHGSLGRREAADLLVSLGQARRRKNMPEFLGEASVPNQDSLSQLSGSLPGSITGTDRWRNRAASRFSGLFSSNSGNGSLGKECDRVEQLQSKLYSYTMFGLPKMPPQLSFHRDSWEEEPNLELEESWKQLLENPEILTRRQCHQQEAIWELLQTESGYIKKLHVITDLFLCGLLNLQESGLLTEVEPVRLFSNIQDIVQLHTSLWSEVMLPTLEKARQNKTVLNPTELHQGFSTFGFRFKPYIRYCMEEEGCMEYMRTLLKDNELFRIYVTWAETHKQCNRLKLTDMLVKPHQRLTKYPLLLKSVLKKTDDPPTREAINRMVVAVECFINSVDSQMRQREEKQKLAAIAGRIEAYEAVEGASEEVERILREYNNFDLTAPVMGAPPEETRQLLLEGALKMKEGKESRMDVYCFLFTDVLLITKPVKRVEKVKVIRQPLVIHNVVCRELKDPGSFLLIYLNEFRCAVASYCFQANIGTQGRSWIEAIYNAQNQLQRLRSESQRDDTDDRDEDETESSMSTSSSPSLQHRESLGKSLSVSPSHSDGSTETLSVAAMEEADEVGSLSTVQTASLRNSLLSDSSSLRDSFSASDSKTLGDLVTTDLDAESRSLSIDSAYGTLSPQSLITELELKGAVCQSEGEETDAGEEEEAFEDDEDGDEEDSIAWNGSQITVNESYVLDHDHANNEKLGQKNDFSGMSQVTGCRSQTLRRRSPVQPRPDYLQLFSLRSRSEDDLLQCLTGPLRPSGRNNVSKSLTHLAKQTSHSAEFFQTDEEDLCEDSTALSSKLTNTLMRAEARHVQRTLSCPNGQADCEITEFETLPPGDLEEKSDLVLSQQPHQQHKKLTVAQLHRIRATMVLNSTLTASEV encoded by the exons GTTTGTCACCACCCGTCGTGTCAGAATCTTAGAGACGGCAGCCCACTGCACCtctgtgagtcatgtgactcaaACTGTCATCCCGTCGCCCGTGACGGCATGCTCTTTGACAGGCACCCACGGTTTGACCTGCAGCCACAAG GTTCCATCCTGGCCCGGAACGTGTCCACTCGTTCCTGTCCACCTCGCACCGGTCCCCCCTCTGACATGGAGGATGGAGAGGATGGATACGCTGACCTAGG GGATCGCAGGAGTGGAGGAATGAAACTGGTTAAAAAGAAGACCAGACGCCGACACACAGAT GATCCTAGCAAAGAGTGCTTCACTCTGAAGTTTGACCTAAATATTGACGTCAGCATGGAGATTGTCCCAGCTGTGAAGAAGAAAACCTTAAG AGAAGTCCTGGGAGCCGTGTTTGAAAGAAAAGGCATCGAGCTGTCATGTGTCAACCTGTTCCTAGATCAGTCCAATACCCCACTTTCACTGGGATTTGAAGCCTACCGCTTCGGTGGCCACTACCTCAGAGTACGAG CTCGACCTGGAGAGGAGCTGAGGGTGGAGAGGTGTGTGAAAGACCCACGTTCTCTTAGTCTGCCTATCATGAGGTCCGCCAGCACACATATTTCCTCTTCTGACCGAACAGAGCATGGCTCTCTGGGACGCCGAGAGGCGGCGGACCTGCTAGTCAGCCTG GGTCAAGCGCGGCGGCGAAAGAACATGCCGGAGTTTCTGGGTGAGGCCAGCGTCCCCAATCAAGACTCTTTATCCCAATTGAGCGGTTCTCTTCCTGGATCTATAACGGGTACAGACCGCTGGAGGAACCGCGCCGCCAGCCGTTTCAGCGGCCTCTTCAGTTCCAACTCAGGAAATGGCTCTCTTGGGAAG GAATGTGATCGTGTGGAACAGCTGCAGAGTAAGCTATACTCATACACTATGTTTGGATTACCCAAGATGCCTCCGCAGCTCTCGTTCCACAGAGACTCATGGGAAGAGGAGCCCAACTTGGAGCTAGAAGAGAGCTGGAAGCAACTTCTGGAGAATCCTGAG aTTTTAACCAGACGTCAGTGCCATCAGCAAGAGGCCATATGGGAACTGCTGCAGACGGAGTCGGGCTACATCAAGAAATTGCACGTCATTACCGAT CTGTTCCTATGCGGCCTGCTGAACCTCCAGGAGAGCGGTTTACTAACTGAAGTCGAACCTGTGCGTCTCTTCAGTAACATTCAGGACATTGTGCAACTGCATACATCCCTGTGGTCTGAGGTCATGTTGCCGACACTAGAAAAAGCCAGACAGAATAAAACCGTGCTCAACCCCACTGAACTACATCAGGGCTTCAGTACT tttGGTTTCAGATTCAAGCCCTACATCCGTTACTGCATGGAGGAAGAAGGCTGTATGGAGTACATGCGCACTTTACTGAAAGACAATGAGCTCTTCAGGATATACGTAACT TGGGCTGAAACTCATAAACAGTGTAACCGGCTGAAGCTGACAGACATGTTAGTGAAGCCTCATCAAAGACTCACTAAATACCCACTGCTGCTCAAGAGCGTGCTGAAAAAGACTGATGACCCACCAACTCGTGAGGCCATTAACAGAATG gtgGTTGCTGTTGAATGCTTCATTAACAGTGTGGACTCACAAATGAGACAAAGGGAGGAAAAACAGAAGCTGGCTGCCATCGCTGGACGTATAGAGGCGTATGAGGCTGTGGAGGGGGCCAGCGAGGAAGTAGAGAGG ATCCTCAGGGAATATAATAACTTTGACCTGACTGCTCCAGTGATGGGCGCCCCACCCGAAGAGACCCGTCAACTGCTCCTAGAGGGAGCTCTGAAGATGAAGGAGGGTAAAGAGAGCAGG ATGGATGTGTACTGTTTCCTGTTCACTGACGTTTTGTTGATTACTAAGCCGGTGAAGCGTGTGGAGAAAGTGAAGGTGATCCGTCAGCCTCTCGTCATCCATAACGTAGTGTGCCGAGAGCTGAAAGACCCAGGAAGCTTCCTCCTTATCTACCTCAATGAGTTTCGCTGTGCCGTGGCCTCCTATTGCTTTCAGGCCAACATTGGCACTCAGGGCCGCAGCTGGATTGAGGCCATCTACAACGCACAG AACCAGCTCCAGAGACTTCGCTCTGAGTCCCAGAGAGATGACACAGATGACAGAGATGAGGACGAGACGGAAAGCAGCATGTCCACCTCCAGCTCTCCATCACTGCAGCACAGAGAGTCGCTTGGCAAGAG CCTTTCTGTTTCACCAAGTCACTCCGATGGCTCCACGGAAACTCTTTCTGTGGCTGCCATGGAAGAAGCGGATGAGGTTGGGTCCTTGTCAACTGTTCAGACTGCATCGTTGAGAAATTCCCTGCTGTCTGATTCTTCAAGTCTGCGGGATTCTTTCTCTGCTAGTGACAGCAAAACTCTGGGCGATTTGGTCACAACGGACTTGGATGCAGAAAGTCGCTCTCTTTCTATAGACAGTGCGTATGGAACTCTCTCACCTCAGTCCCTGATCACAGAACTTGAATTAAAGGGAGCAGTTTGTCAAAGCGAGGGAGAAGAGACCGATGCTGGGGAGGAAGAGGAGGCATTTGAGGACGATGAAGATGGTGATGAGGAGGATTCAATAGCTTGGAATGGCTCTCAGATTACTGTAAATGAGTCCTACGTTTTAGATCATGACCATGCAAACAATGAGAAGCTCGGGCAGAAGAATGACTTTTCTGGGATGTCTCAGGTCACGGGTTGTCGTTCCCAAACGCTGCGGCGCCGTTCGCCCGTCCAGCCCCGCCCAGACTACCTGCAGCTCTTTTCCCTCAGGTCACGCTCCGAAGATGACCTCCTTCAATGCCTCACCGGTCCTCTCCGCCCCTCTGGCAGGAACAACGTAAGCAAGAGCTTGACGCACCTCGCCAAACAGACGTCTCATAGCGCTGAGTTTTTCCAGACAGATGAGGAAGACCTCTGTGAGGACTCCACAGCGTTGTCGAGCAAACTGACGAACACTCTTATGAGAGCAGAGGCCAGGCATGTGCAAAGGACCCTCAGCTGCCCCAATGGCCAGGCAGACTGTGAGATTACAGAGTTTGAGACACTCCCTCCTGGTGATCTGGAGGAAAAGAGTGACTTGGTGCTTTCCCAGCAGCCACATCAGCAGCATAAAAAACTAACAGTGGCTCAGTTGCACAGGATACGTGCTACCATGGTGCTCAATTCAACACTGACAGCATC gGAAGTTTAA
- the plekhg5a gene encoding pleckstrin homology domain-containing family G member 5 isoform X3, with amino-acid sequence MLFDRHPRFDLQPQGSILARNVSTRSCPPRTGPPSDMEDGEDGYADLGDRRSGGMKLVKKKTRRRHTDDPSKECFTLKFDLNIDVSMEIVPAVKKKTLREVLGAVFERKGIELSCVNLFLDQSNTPLSLGFEAYRFGGHYLRVRARPGEELRVERCVKDPRSLSLPIMRSASTHISSSDRTEHGSLGRREAADLLVSLGQARRRKNMPEFLGEASVPNQDSLSQLSGSLPGSITGTDRWRNRAASRFSGLFSSNSGNGSLGKECDRVEQLQSKLYSYTMFGLPKMPPQLSFHRDSWEEEPNLELEESWKQLLENPEILTRRQCHQQEAIWELLQTESGYIKKLHVITDLFLCGLLNLQESGLLTEVEPVRLFSNIQDIVQLHTSLWSEVMLPTLEKARQNKTVLNPTELHQGFSTFGFRFKPYIRYCMEEEGCMEYMRTLLKDNELFRIYVTWAETHKQCNRLKLTDMLVKPHQRLTKYPLLLKSVLKKTDDPPTREAINRMVVAVECFINSVDSQMRQREEKQKLAAIAGRIEAYEAVEGASEEVERILREYNNFDLTAPVMGAPPEETRQLLLEGALKMKEGKESRMDVYCFLFTDVLLITKPVKRVEKVKVIRQPLVIHNVVCRELKDPGSFLLIYLNEFRCAVASYCFQANIGTQGRSWIEAIYNAQNQLQRLRSESQRDDTDDRDEDETESSMSTSSSPSLQHRESLGKSLSVSPSHSDGSTETLSVAAMEEADEVGSLSTVQTASLRNSLLSDSSSLRDSFSASDSKTLGDLVTTDLDAESRSLSIDSAYGTLSPQSLITELELKGAVCQSEGEETDAGEEEEAFEDDEDGDEEDSIAWNGSQITVNESYVLDHDHANNEKLGQKNDFSGMSQVTGCRSQTLRRRSPVQPRPDYLQLFSLRSRSEDDLLQCLTGPLRPSGRNNVSKSLTHLAKQTSHSAEFFQTDEEDLCEDSTALSSKLTNTLMRAEARHVQRTLSCPNGQADCEITEFETLPPGDLEEKSDLVLSQQPHQQHKKLTVAQLHRIRATMVLNSTLTASEV; translated from the exons ATGCTCTTTGACAGGCACCCACGGTTTGACCTGCAGCCACAAG GTTCCATCCTGGCCCGGAACGTGTCCACTCGTTCCTGTCCACCTCGCACCGGTCCCCCCTCTGACATGGAGGATGGAGAGGATGGATACGCTGACCTAGG GGATCGCAGGAGTGGAGGAATGAAACTGGTTAAAAAGAAGACCAGACGCCGACACACAGAT GATCCTAGCAAAGAGTGCTTCACTCTGAAGTTTGACCTAAATATTGACGTCAGCATGGAGATTGTCCCAGCTGTGAAGAAGAAAACCTTAAG AGAAGTCCTGGGAGCCGTGTTTGAAAGAAAAGGCATCGAGCTGTCATGTGTCAACCTGTTCCTAGATCAGTCCAATACCCCACTTTCACTGGGATTTGAAGCCTACCGCTTCGGTGGCCACTACCTCAGAGTACGAG CTCGACCTGGAGAGGAGCTGAGGGTGGAGAGGTGTGTGAAAGACCCACGTTCTCTTAGTCTGCCTATCATGAGGTCCGCCAGCACACATATTTCCTCTTCTGACCGAACAGAGCATGGCTCTCTGGGACGCCGAGAGGCGGCGGACCTGCTAGTCAGCCTG GGTCAAGCGCGGCGGCGAAAGAACATGCCGGAGTTTCTGGGTGAGGCCAGCGTCCCCAATCAAGACTCTTTATCCCAATTGAGCGGTTCTCTTCCTGGATCTATAACGGGTACAGACCGCTGGAGGAACCGCGCCGCCAGCCGTTTCAGCGGCCTCTTCAGTTCCAACTCAGGAAATGGCTCTCTTGGGAAG GAATGTGATCGTGTGGAACAGCTGCAGAGTAAGCTATACTCATACACTATGTTTGGATTACCCAAGATGCCTCCGCAGCTCTCGTTCCACAGAGACTCATGGGAAGAGGAGCCCAACTTGGAGCTAGAAGAGAGCTGGAAGCAACTTCTGGAGAATCCTGAG aTTTTAACCAGACGTCAGTGCCATCAGCAAGAGGCCATATGGGAACTGCTGCAGACGGAGTCGGGCTACATCAAGAAATTGCACGTCATTACCGAT CTGTTCCTATGCGGCCTGCTGAACCTCCAGGAGAGCGGTTTACTAACTGAAGTCGAACCTGTGCGTCTCTTCAGTAACATTCAGGACATTGTGCAACTGCATACATCCCTGTGGTCTGAGGTCATGTTGCCGACACTAGAAAAAGCCAGACAGAATAAAACCGTGCTCAACCCCACTGAACTACATCAGGGCTTCAGTACT tttGGTTTCAGATTCAAGCCCTACATCCGTTACTGCATGGAGGAAGAAGGCTGTATGGAGTACATGCGCACTTTACTGAAAGACAATGAGCTCTTCAGGATATACGTAACT TGGGCTGAAACTCATAAACAGTGTAACCGGCTGAAGCTGACAGACATGTTAGTGAAGCCTCATCAAAGACTCACTAAATACCCACTGCTGCTCAAGAGCGTGCTGAAAAAGACTGATGACCCACCAACTCGTGAGGCCATTAACAGAATG gtgGTTGCTGTTGAATGCTTCATTAACAGTGTGGACTCACAAATGAGACAAAGGGAGGAAAAACAGAAGCTGGCTGCCATCGCTGGACGTATAGAGGCGTATGAGGCTGTGGAGGGGGCCAGCGAGGAAGTAGAGAGG ATCCTCAGGGAATATAATAACTTTGACCTGACTGCTCCAGTGATGGGCGCCCCACCCGAAGAGACCCGTCAACTGCTCCTAGAGGGAGCTCTGAAGATGAAGGAGGGTAAAGAGAGCAGG ATGGATGTGTACTGTTTCCTGTTCACTGACGTTTTGTTGATTACTAAGCCGGTGAAGCGTGTGGAGAAAGTGAAGGTGATCCGTCAGCCTCTCGTCATCCATAACGTAGTGTGCCGAGAGCTGAAAGACCCAGGAAGCTTCCTCCTTATCTACCTCAATGAGTTTCGCTGTGCCGTGGCCTCCTATTGCTTTCAGGCCAACATTGGCACTCAGGGCCGCAGCTGGATTGAGGCCATCTACAACGCACAG AACCAGCTCCAGAGACTTCGCTCTGAGTCCCAGAGAGATGACACAGATGACAGAGATGAGGACGAGACGGAAAGCAGCATGTCCACCTCCAGCTCTCCATCACTGCAGCACAGAGAGTCGCTTGGCAAGAG CCTTTCTGTTTCACCAAGTCACTCCGATGGCTCCACGGAAACTCTTTCTGTGGCTGCCATGGAAGAAGCGGATGAGGTTGGGTCCTTGTCAACTGTTCAGACTGCATCGTTGAGAAATTCCCTGCTGTCTGATTCTTCAAGTCTGCGGGATTCTTTCTCTGCTAGTGACAGCAAAACTCTGGGCGATTTGGTCACAACGGACTTGGATGCAGAAAGTCGCTCTCTTTCTATAGACAGTGCGTATGGAACTCTCTCACCTCAGTCCCTGATCACAGAACTTGAATTAAAGGGAGCAGTTTGTCAAAGCGAGGGAGAAGAGACCGATGCTGGGGAGGAAGAGGAGGCATTTGAGGACGATGAAGATGGTGATGAGGAGGATTCAATAGCTTGGAATGGCTCTCAGATTACTGTAAATGAGTCCTACGTTTTAGATCATGACCATGCAAACAATGAGAAGCTCGGGCAGAAGAATGACTTTTCTGGGATGTCTCAGGTCACGGGTTGTCGTTCCCAAACGCTGCGGCGCCGTTCGCCCGTCCAGCCCCGCCCAGACTACCTGCAGCTCTTTTCCCTCAGGTCACGCTCCGAAGATGACCTCCTTCAATGCCTCACCGGTCCTCTCCGCCCCTCTGGCAGGAACAACGTAAGCAAGAGCTTGACGCACCTCGCCAAACAGACGTCTCATAGCGCTGAGTTTTTCCAGACAGATGAGGAAGACCTCTGTGAGGACTCCACAGCGTTGTCGAGCAAACTGACGAACACTCTTATGAGAGCAGAGGCCAGGCATGTGCAAAGGACCCTCAGCTGCCCCAATGGCCAGGCAGACTGTGAGATTACAGAGTTTGAGACACTCCCTCCTGGTGATCTGGAGGAAAAGAGTGACTTGGTGCTTTCCCAGCAGCCACATCAGCAGCATAAAAAACTAACAGTGGCTCAGTTGCACAGGATACGTGCTACCATGGTGCTCAATTCAACACTGACAGCATC gGAAGTTTAA